TCCTCATCATCTTATAGGGGTTTAAAAGAACATTGTACTGTACTTTTGTGGACTTGCAGAAATTAGTGTTGAAGAAACAAGAGAGTTTGGCCAAATTGATTTTGCAGTGCCCTAGTCTGCAGGATGTGGACCTCACAGATTGTGAATCTCTAACGAATTCTCTTTGTGAGGTTTTTAGTGATGGTGGTGGATGCCCTATGTTGAAATCACTTGTTCTTGATAACTGCGAGGTAAGTTGCCTAGTGTTTCCCATCAGTATCATGGTATTAGTTATTGTGATTCCATCGTCTGCAAATTATTTGGTTGGCTTTCCATTTATTTCTAATGTGAACATGTTTCTTTTGCTCAGAGTTTGACTGCTGTTCGATTCTGTAGCAGTTCTTTAGGCAGTCTTTCCCTTGTTGGTTGCCGGGCAATCACTTCACTTGAACTTCAATGTCCTAATCTTGAAAAGGTTTCTCTAGATGGCTGTGATCGTCTTGAAAGAGCATCATTTTCCCCTGTATGTGAAAACTGACCAATTGTGATTTTTTAACGGTCACTATAAATATTCTCCACAGTGCTAAGGATTGgggtttcttctttctctctttgttttaAGGTTGGTCTGCGGTCTCTAAACTTGGGAATCTGTCCCAAATTGAATGAATTAAAACTTGAGGCCCCTCATATGGATTTACTTGAGTTGAAAGGTTGTGGTGGATTGTCTGAGGCAGCCATCAATTGTCCTCGTCTAACATCATTGGACGCATCCTTTTGTAGGTTAGTTTCCTATGATTATTTGGACGAAAGCTTCTATTTGATGGAGATATTGGTTGCCTATGTCACCgagttcattttttcttgtagCCAACTGAAAGATGAGTGTTTGTCTGCCACGACTGCCTCATGTCCCCAGATTGAGTCGTTAATACTGATGTCATGTCCATCGGTTGGTTCGGAGGGACTTTACTCTCTGCAATGCCTTCTAAAGTTGGTTGTGCTTGATTTATCATATACCTTTTTGTTGAACTTGCAACCAGTCTTCGAGTCTTGTATACAACTCAAggtacttttttaataaatatattgttgtttaggcaatttaaattttactcaATATTATCATGACCCCCCTCtgatcttttgttttattgatgCCTTCTCCgttgtgtgttttttaatGAAGGTATTGAAACTACAAGCTTGTAAGTATTTAACTGACTCATCGCTGGAGCCTCTTTATAAGGAAGGCGCTCTTCCTGCTCTTCAAGAGTTAGATTTATCTTACGGGACACTTTGTCAGTCTGCCATAGAAGAGCTTCTTGCTTGTTGCACACACTTGACTCATGTGAGCTTAAATGGGTGTGTGAACATGCACGATCTAAATTGGGGTTGTAGCATTGGACAGCTTTCATTGTCCGGCATCCCAATTCCTCTTGGTCAGGCCACTTTTGATGAGATCGAGGAACCAATTGCACAGCCAAATCGTCTGTTACAGAACCTTAACTGTGTAGGTTGTCAGAATATCAGAAAGGTTCTCATTCCTCCAGCTGCACgttgttttcatttatcaTCATTAAACCTATCACTGTCGTCGAATCTCAAGGAAGTTGACGTTTCTTGTTACAACCTATGTGTTCTCAACTTGAGGTTATACTCCACTCCCCACCCTCGCttaacaattctttttttttttttaatttcctttggGGGTCAACTCTGTGCTAAATCTGTGTTTTTGTGATATAGTAATTGTTGCTCTTTGGAAGTTTTGAAACTTGACTGCCCGAGGTTGACCAATCTCTTTCTTCAGgtatttgtctttttttccATGTAAGTTTTGGATGTTGATACTAGTCTACTCTGAATAGTCCTCCAAGCAAACTGAAACAACAGCAGGGGATAAAGTGGACAAAAAAAGGGGTCAAGACAGATTACAACTCACACGCCCACATTATAAGAACTTGGTCAATGACGGGTTGAACACCCACCTTGgcccccccccccctccccCCGTAGGGCTATAGGCCTCTGGTTCTAAGGACCCCAATTTTGTTTGCATCCCCCTCTtcactttaacttttattattatagttgtTTACTTTTTACTGTTCTGTAAACAACACTTTGgtttcaaacttaaaaaaaaaaaagaaatgggagcTAAGAGGTGCATATGAGTTGTTGTATGAAGCTAACTAGATCTCTGTTTTCCTAGTCTTGCAACATCGAGGAAGAAGTGGTTGTAGCTGCAGTATCGAAATGTAGCATGCTTGAGACGTTGGATGTCCGTTTTTGTCCAAAGGTGAGGGGTGTCCCCCTTTTACTCTCATTATTTGATAGTGCTGGCATAACATGACGTTACTTGGCtgactttaaaatatttctactTGTAGATCTCCTCAATTAGCATGGTACAACTGCGTATTGCTTGCCCTAGCTTGAAGCGGATCTTCAGCAGTCTGTCTCCAACATGattaattcttcttttccctACAAAAATTTCCTCCCACTTGTTAATTTCAAGTCTTGGAGATGACTTGAGTTTCGTCACTTTATGTATATGGATGGTCCATAATTCTGTGAGCTTCCGTCTGCTTGGAGTATATAGTTAGTTATCTTTGTGAcaccttaagaaaaaaataagttatctTCTGTCTATATTGCTACCTACTAAGTTAGCCTTCCATCTTTAATTCAGTTTTGCAGTGTCTATGAGAGAGATTAAGAATGAATGATTGAGaacacattattattaattctcTATCGATAACAATTCGGTTTCTTTGCTCTTATGCGATTCATTCATCCtattattaagtttattaCTGCCACTGTTCTCCCAAAATCACGGTTTAATACAATCGATCCCTTGATTTTAACATTCAACTGATATTGGTTGAGCGCGATTATAAGATGGAAAGATCCAAAGTTTTAAGAGGGTAAAAAGGAAGCTCTTTTATGGAAAAATCTGAAATGACTCATTGTTGTGGTGCCGACACTGAACTTTGAGCACATCCACGCAACAAATTTGTTCGGATATTCAAAAGCAAAGATGGAATATTATAATGGAGAAGGTAGATTTGGACACTTGAGACAGCTTTGTTTGAGAAATAATCGAACAGCCACCGACAAGACCTCAGGAACCAACACACGTGAAAGTGTtgttaacaaaacaaaacggTTTGTCTTTGATTTTGAGGCTATTTGTGTCATTGGGCAAGGCTGATTTCATTGCTGCAGCCGATCTGTTTGATTTGGGCCTTGAAGAAGCCTTCTTCCAGTTCGTGGTTATTGGCTGTCACTCACTCAGCCGATTCAATGGCCGCTGCCCTTTGAGTAAAACACAAGTCTCTCCTTCGCTTCAATCtcactttttcttcatttcttaatctctctctcttctctctgtAAGACAGCTGCAATGGCGACCAAGATTCTGTGGTATCTCTTGTTTTGTGCCCTGTTCGTCTCTGTTTTTTCTGCAGGAGATTGTAAGTTGAAGTTCTTCTCACACCCACTTGctcattctttttgtttcaatgGCCATTTCTGTTTCTTGAAGCTTGTGGTTTCAAGTTCTTGTGTATATACTGCATTTTTTGGTGCTAGATTTGAAGTTTCTCTTCTGGGTATGTTGTAATTGATCTGCATTTGACTTGGGAGCTTCTGTTTATTTGGTCATTTTCGAATGTAATGCTACTGGGTTTCTCCATTCTGACCTAAACAGTTTATTGGTATCTTCAATTAACTGCCACGAACATTTCTAAGTTCAGATCTGTAACTAATATACAGCTTCTTCGTAGTTCAAAACTGTGGTTCGAAGTTACACTTGCGTGTTACTTTTCTAACAGTGTTTGCGCCCTTTCCTTTGGATTGAtcggtttttgtatttttgtttgtgttctTGAGAGTATGAAGTAATCCCTTCTTCATGTTAGGCTTGAATCGAACTCGAAAACTTACTCCTGTTGATTGGAACAATTGCAGCAAATGTGACCGATAACCCTGCTGACAAACTAGTAGTTGTGCTGAACAAGAACAGAACGGCTCATAAGTTATCTCCTCTGAAAGACAATCCTGGCTTGGCATGCCTTGCTCTTCAGTATATTAAGGCGTACCAAGGGAAATGTGAAGCGGTTGGAGGTCCCGACGGAATGAAGCCTCCTAATTCTGCGTTTGCTGAAACTTTTGCTCCCAACTGTGGAGTTGTTGTCTCGTCTCTTGCTCCGATTACGGGGCGGTTGCTCGGTTGCCAGTCTAAATATGTACATGCTCCCGAAGCGTTTTCTGATGTTTTAATGGAGAATAACAAGAGCTTGGAGATTCTTTACTACAAGAATAACACTGAAGTTGGAGCTGCTGTTACTGGCACAGATGGGGGTTCTCCTTACTTTTGGTGTGTGTTGTTCAGCAACGGCACCACCTCCAACAGCTTTGCTTTTGAGGGGGGAGTGGCCAAGTTAACGCGCCCTGGTTGCTACAGTGGTGCCGATGACCAATGCAGCGGAACCAATAAGCAGTTTTCAACCTCCCGTATGTTGCTATCAGCCTTCACATCTTTGGTTGCCATAACATTTGCCTTTGGTTTATGATCGTAGATAGGTCTCATCCAAACATGAAAAACGTCATATTACTTGCTTTACAAccatctattttctttatcattgGTTGGGCACTGTattctttgtttgattttgaagtttttgaattgttttgGAAGTGCTTGATTCGTGTTATTTGGTCATCAAGTCATCATATGTTGTAAAATCTCGTGTATTCTTGGGTTTCATAGTGGATCCattttttccttataaaagaaagtttCACTTTATTAAGTACAGTTATGTTTGAATCAGATTTTTAGTTGATCTTATGAAATAATTGATCAAAGATGACGAGAAATGATTCTGTGATCTCAAGTACTAATATGAAATAGGGAACTCTTTGTATAAtcttccatttccatttcgAACACATAACGAAAAGAAGACTgcaaaaattgcaaatttggtTGACTCTGAGCTTACTGTCCATTGATGAAACTAAACAGTATTCCAAAAGGTAAGAGCATTCAAggaaacaaacacaaaaaactttgaaagttGGGACAAGTTCTAAGACTCCCAAAACATTAAAGAAGCTTTACACTTTAAAACAAATGCAAGAAGCAGAAGAATGATGAATATGCCACAAGAAGAACCACCAACTCTGTGGATCCAATAAGGGTCAAATCTGGCACATCTCTGTTCCAAGTGAAGAACTCCAGCAATAATGAAGATCAAGATCATGAGAAGAGCAGGCAACCAGAAGCCAAGATGAATGGATGATTCCTCCTCTTCCAACTCCTCGATGCTCGGTCTCCGATCAATATAGAGCGGTGAAACCACCGCGAGAAGGCCGAGGCCTACTGCCAGCCACCGGTCATAGGAAGAAAACCGGCTCCTCCTTGACATAGCGCCGACCCCAACCTCCATGGAGATGGAAAACTAAGTAGTAGTTCTCTCAAAGTCTTGTGATGATGTTGTAATGgagatttgtttgtttagaaAATGGGAATCATTTTGGTTATTGAAGAGGGAATTTATTCTGTGGAAGATTGAGATTGAGTGTTGAAGAAGCTTGATTGTGGGAAGAATTATTCCCCATTAATGAACAGAGGCTTAGttcatttgttattattattattattttgggttGGAATCTGATTCTAAGTGAATActcaaaatttacaaataaaaacaaaccaGATATGAACATTGGCGGAGAATATGCATCTTTGTAAGctataaacattaattaaatctaCGTTGGtctatcattttcttatatttataataaacataaataataatctatcttgatttatcacaaataaatcatgttattttgctatatagtATCAATTGACAAAATCAAACTAACAATTTGTCTACAAAGGGCTCTTTTTCTCCCTCTAAAACCTCTCTTCTCTCGTGGAACTAGTAAACCTAATATAAGGACTAAATGTTAGACTTAGGGACCGGTAAGAACCGTATAtgaagattttattaaattataatgttTAAAACTAACGAAACTTATTAAACtctaaccattttttaaaaatcaaatagatcAAATTTACAATCAGATCATTTTGTGTGTGTGAGTGATGACAATGGGTTACCTACAGATTTGGGATACAATATTAcctattaattagttttgagaGACAgtcaaaactttaaattagAAGTATCAGTTTCTCAAAAATTAGCAACTTTAATACCTTAAAAGCCATATTGAATCCCATCACCAAAGCATAGCACAAACAAGttaaaattatagtaaaatcaCTTATTCGTGagaaaaacttttcttttcattagaGTTTTGCCAATTGTATAGCAGCCAGAATCGTGGTACTTTCTAACAATATCTCTTACATGAAactgattaattttaaaataggagTTCGTATTAATTAATCCGgaagaattataaaaaacaagagacccaaacttatatatattataaataaataataaaaaataaaaagacattTAACAATTAgacaacatttttaattaactatttgaAACTTGACAGAAAGGTGATGCATTGtctttgaattcttttaatcaaaaattttaaattatgatttaattattttttatttttgtaattaaaatgtgGGAGAGAATCCATTTAATTGTATTTAGCATGCAATATTCATTAAATGTTTCGTGagtttaaaattgtaaaaaatatagaactcttataaatgatataaatattttcaacaattttccaatttaaaaaggcattgcttttaaaatttattataatacatAATTATGAGGTGATGTGGAATCTTTTACGATTAAGAATGAAAAACGTGGATGGATAGATGATATGACGTGGCAGCTGCAGTTTGTACCCGAAATTAACCAAGAGAGTCTTCAACCTCGAGTCAACTTAACTACCAATTGCTCTTCTCGTTGAATACTGGCCGTTAATTTTCTTCCCTCCCTGAGACCTCCAGCTCTGGCGCCGGTTCCATGCTCTCATGGCGGCCGATTTAGCGCGCTTCTCTCTGTGGTCTCACCAGAGGCCATTCTTTCACTCTGCTTCCAAATCTAATGCTTCTTTGTTTGACTCAAGGCCTGGATTTCTCCCCATACGGCATCGCCATCAGACTCAGCTACGGAAACAGTGTCTACACCGTTTTGGAAGATGCTTGGGGCATCGTTTCGTTGTTTCTAATTCCCTTGGTGCCGAACCTCTAGCACAGAACACGTTGTTTCAACAGGAGCGGCGCGATGAGCTTTCGGTTCTTCTTGACGTCTCTGGAATGATGTGTGGCGCGTGTGTCTCTCGTGTCAAATCGATTCTCTCATCCGACGATCGAGTTGACTCTGTGGTGGTTAATATGTTGACTGAGACAGCGGCAATTCGGTTAAGATCGGGTGAAGTTGTTGCGGAGGCTGATTCGGCGGTGAATGTGGCGGAGAGTTTGGCGCGGAGATTGACGGATTGTGGTTTTCCGACGAGTTTGAGGAACTCCGAGCTCGGAGTGGCGGAGAATGtgagaaaatggaaggataTGGTTGAGAAGAAACGAGAATTGCTGATTAAGAGTCGGAATCGGGTGGCTATTGCTTGGACTTTGGTTGCCTTGTGCTGTGGCTCACACGCATCGCATATCTTACACCCTCTTGGGATTCACATTCACAACGGTACTTTGCAATCTTGTGTCGAAATGCCGTTGTAGTTTAATGATTCATTGCTTAACCGAAACGTATGTCATGTGGATGGCTCTGTTCTGACTTCTTAATTACAAAGAATCTACCGGCAATCAGGAACTTCATAAGTTTTGAATTCATTAATCTGAGTTGTAATTTTTGGAAACCTGTTTAATTAGTGGTTTTAAGCAAGTATGAAGTGTTTCTGGTAATCTTTAAGCAGTTCCAGAGCGTCCAGCCTGCAATAAAAGTCAAATTGGATTAAATTGACTTATTCTGTTGTTTCAGGACCGCTGATGGAGATACTCCATAACTCCTATGTGAAGGGTTGTTTTGCTTTGGTTGCTCTTTTAGGACCAGGACGAGGTCTGTTAATCTACTTTATTTAATCGTTGATATCGCTACTTTCTGAAAAGGAATCATGTTAGCATCATGGAAAGATTGCTTAGTACAACAGAATTTTTGAGCTAGCGTTAGATTTATTTGTTGTATCATCCCTTTCATCGTGT
This is a stretch of genomic DNA from Cucumis sativus cultivar 9930 chromosome 4, Cucumber_9930_V3, whole genome shotgun sequence. It encodes these proteins:
- the LOC101215279 gene encoding uncharacterized protein LOC101215279; this encodes MATKILWYLLFCALFVSVFSAGDSNVTDNPADKLVVVLNKNRTAHKLSPLKDNPGLACLALQYIKAYQGKCEAVGGPDGMKPPNSAFAETFAPNCGVVVSSLAPITGRLLGCQSKYVHAPEAFSDVLMENNKSLEILYYKNNTEVGAAVTGTDGGSPYFWCVLFSNGTTSNSFAFEGGVAKLTRPGCYSGADDQCSGTNKQFSTSRMLLSAFTSLVAITFAFGL
- the LOC105435317 gene encoding uncharacterized protein LOC105435317; its protein translation is MEVGVGAMSRRSRFSSYDRWLAVGLGLLAVVSPLYIDRRPSIEELEEEESSIHLGFWLPALLMILIFIIAGVLHLEQRCARFDPYWIHRVGGSSCGIFIILLLLAFVLKCKASLMFWES